The following are from one region of the Endozoicomonas sp. 4G genome:
- a CDS encoding Gfo/Idh/MocA family oxidoreductase, translated as MLRTAVVGIGYLGKFHAHKYAMLPECQLVGVADINEDSGRVVASECGTEFFADYQQLLGRVDAVSIAVPTFLHHQVSRDFLKAGVHVLVEKPITSSLDEAHELVQIAREQELVLQVGCLERFNEALSGVGSLLREPRFIESHRLAGFKPRSMDINVVMDLMIHDLDIILSLVNKPLVDVVANGTAVLSDSVDIAQARLTFSGGCVANVTASRISQKAKRKMHIFQEKSCICIDFQSLNMSHFYKGKGEMFPGIPTIECDALSYKDSDSLRREIEDFLNCVRYSKEPRVSGEDGHRALALATRISGIIEGDVQ; from the coding sequence ATGCTCAGAACCGCAGTAGTCGGGATCGGATATCTGGGAAAATTTCACGCCCATAAATACGCCATGTTGCCTGAGTGTCAGCTGGTTGGCGTAGCAGATATCAATGAAGACAGTGGTCGTGTTGTTGCCAGTGAGTGTGGCACAGAATTCTTTGCTGATTACCAACAACTGTTAGGCCGGGTGGATGCGGTCAGTATCGCTGTACCCACGTTTCTCCATCATCAGGTTTCCAGAGATTTTCTTAAGGCGGGTGTGCATGTACTGGTGGAAAAGCCCATCACTTCCAGTCTGGATGAGGCCCATGAGCTGGTTCAGATAGCCAGGGAGCAGGAGCTGGTTCTGCAGGTGGGTTGTCTGGAGCGTTTTAACGAAGCCCTTTCCGGCGTAGGCTCTTTATTGAGGGAGCCCCGTTTTATTGAGTCTCACCGGCTGGCTGGATTCAAGCCTCGCTCCATGGATATCAATGTGGTTATGGATCTTATGATCCATGATCTGGATATTATTCTGAGCCTGGTGAACAAGCCATTAGTGGATGTCGTTGCCAACGGTACAGCGGTACTGTCTGACTCAGTGGATATTGCCCAGGCCCGACTGACATTCAGTGGTGGCTGCGTCGCTAATGTAACCGCCAGCCGGATCAGTCAGAAAGCCAAGCGAAAAATGCACATCTTTCAAGAAAAGTCGTGTATTTGTATCGATTTTCAGTCTCTGAATATGTCGCACTTTTACAAAGGTAAAGGTGAGATGTTTCCCGGCATTCCCACCATTGAGTGTGATGCACTGAGTTATAAAGACAGCGACTCCCTGCGCAGGGAGATAGAAGACTTCCTCAACTGTGTTCGTTACTCAAAAGAGCCCAGGGTCAGCGGTGAGGATGGCCATCGTGCCCTGGCGTTAGCCACCCGGATTTCCGGTATCATCGAGGGAGATGTCCAGTGA
- the gluQRS gene encoding tRNA glutamyl-Q(34) synthetase GluQRS, with amino-acid sequence MPTANRNANSEEKPNYVGRFAPSPSGPLHFGSLVAALASFLDARSQNGIWRVRMEDIDPPREQPGAARQILKSLEAYGLHWDDQVLYQSRRHETYRHIISDLKTRGLVYPCTCTRKDLRGQGGVYPGTCRDKTDNTKSPYALRVRCPEKVIEFQDLIQGPIKYALPDLGDFIIQRKDGLFAYQLAVCADDADQGITHIVRGHDLLNATPWQIYLLSLLNTATPAYAHIPVITLANGDKLSKQNHAPEIPLHQPEQQLINALQALGQSPDAELHGSSVSEILQWGIAHWQIEKVAKQPFVPLAALS; translated from the coding sequence ATGCCCACAGCAAACAGAAATGCCAACAGTGAAGAAAAGCCAAACTACGTTGGTCGCTTTGCCCCCTCTCCTTCCGGGCCATTGCACTTTGGCTCACTGGTCGCCGCCCTGGCCAGTTTTCTGGATGCCCGTTCGCAAAACGGAATCTGGCGGGTTCGCATGGAAGACATTGACCCTCCCAGGGAACAACCCGGCGCAGCCCGTCAGATTCTGAAGTCACTGGAAGCCTATGGTTTGCACTGGGATGATCAGGTGCTCTATCAAAGCAGGCGTCACGAGACCTATCGACACATCATCAGTGACCTGAAAACCAGAGGCCTGGTATACCCCTGCACCTGCACCCGTAAAGACCTTCGTGGGCAAGGGGGCGTCTATCCGGGTACCTGTCGGGACAAAACCGATAACACAAAGTCCCCATATGCCCTGAGAGTCAGATGCCCGGAAAAAGTCATTGAGTTTCAGGATCTGATCCAGGGCCCGATCAAATATGCCCTGCCTGATCTGGGCGACTTTATTATTCAGCGCAAGGATGGTCTCTTTGCCTACCAGCTGGCCGTCTGTGCTGACGACGCTGACCAGGGGATCACTCACATCGTCAGGGGCCATGACCTTCTGAATGCCACGCCCTGGCAGATCTATCTGTTGTCGTTGCTCAACACTGCCACTCCTGCCTATGCCCATATTCCTGTTATCACGCTGGCAAACGGCGACAAGCTGAGCAAGCAGAACCATGCTCCGGAGATTCCCCTCCACCAGCCTGAACAGCAATTGATTAATGCATTACAGGCATTGGGACAGAGCCCGGACGCCGAACTGCACGGCAGCAGTGTTTCCGAGATTCTGCAATGGGGTATAGCGCACTGGCAGATAGAAAAGGTCGCAAAACAACCTTTTGTGCCACTGGCGGCTTTATCCTGA
- the dksA gene encoding RNA polymerase-binding protein DksA: MSAQKKADQGNLLRSFTPYVEKEGEEYMNEKQVEHFTNILKHWKQELMEEVDRTVNHMQDEAANFPDPADRASQEEEFSLELRTRDRERKLIRKIDKTLARIEEEDYGFCDSCGVEIGVRRLEARPTATLCIDCKTLAEIKEKQLGQ, translated from the coding sequence ATGTCAGCACAGAAAAAAGCCGATCAAGGTAATTTGCTTCGCTCTTTCACTCCGTATGTGGAGAAAGAAGGCGAAGAATACATGAATGAGAAGCAGGTCGAACATTTCACCAACATCCTCAAGCACTGGAAGCAGGAATTGATGGAAGAAGTGGATCGCACCGTAAACCATATGCAGGATGAAGCAGCAAACTTCCCTGACCCGGCTGACCGTGCCAGCCAGGAAGAAGAGTTCAGCCTGGAGCTACGTACCCGCGACCGCGAGCGCAAACTGATTAGAAAAATCGATAAAACTCTGGCTCGTATTGAGGAAGAAGATTACGGTTTCTGCGATTCTTGCGGTGTCGAGATTGGCGTCCGCCGTCTGGAAGCTCGTCCTACAGCCACTCTTTGTATTGACTGCAAAACCCTGGCTGAAATCAAAGAAAAGCAGCTGGGTCAATAA
- a CDS encoding FAD-dependent oxidoreductase yields MIHLAPFYDQLEAVQLGDAHFDAQGRVVLGGDIDRKTICLRPMRKGLPEISAERIGEQIRVHLYGHGGSGWTLLWGSVNKAMALFEERARAHKLNDQVSVTVIGAGCMGKAVALSLYQAGYRNLRVVAEKDDGIASLNSTGYLAMVSMATENKSEKKEAEQLAIETLKGYQKVDKGTHSIINEGVHLIDVYSGLGKEGEEGPLETYTGIEPFAEAGLLPKPEQGVVKFSTGVNYPMQKFRTYFMDTAVIMAAFDRELRTRNIPVVRGTIGSLDDIKTDVVFNCSGLGAAKLNHDDRVYPNMGLLLELAHQPLNKLDYIIYTRYQPPGAPKRASPVDKADIYFMPRRGGLLGATFIDHNDGSDNALNEALFTRILRENKQFFGYSL; encoded by the coding sequence ATGATCCATTTAGCCCCCTTTTATGACCAGCTGGAGGCAGTTCAGCTGGGTGATGCCCATTTTGATGCACAGGGGCGAGTGGTGTTGGGCGGCGATATTGATCGCAAAACTATCTGTCTTCGTCCCATGCGAAAGGGGTTGCCAGAAATCAGTGCTGAGCGTATCGGTGAGCAAATAAGAGTCCATTTATACGGTCATGGCGGCAGCGGCTGGACGCTGCTCTGGGGTAGTGTAAACAAAGCCATGGCCTTATTTGAGGAGAGGGCCAGAGCGCATAAATTAAACGACCAGGTTTCTGTAACGGTCATTGGCGCAGGTTGTATGGGAAAAGCCGTCGCCTTATCGCTTTATCAGGCAGGCTACCGGAACCTTCGTGTGGTGGCTGAGAAAGACGACGGTATTGCTTCATTGAACTCAACGGGGTATCTGGCCATGGTGTCTATGGCAACAGAAAATAAGTCCGAGAAAAAAGAGGCTGAACAGCTCGCCATTGAGACGCTCAAGGGGTATCAGAAAGTCGACAAAGGCACCCATTCCATCATCAATGAAGGGGTGCATCTTATTGATGTCTACAGTGGTCTGGGTAAAGAAGGGGAAGAAGGTCCTTTAGAAACTTACACCGGTATTGAACCCTTTGCTGAAGCCGGATTGTTACCCAAACCTGAGCAGGGCGTGGTTAAGTTTTCCACAGGCGTGAATTACCCGATGCAAAAATTCCGGACTTACTTTATGGATACTGCGGTCATTATGGCAGCCTTTGACCGTGAACTCAGAACCCGAAATATCCCTGTGGTTCGTGGGACAATCGGCAGTCTCGATGATATTAAAACCGATGTTGTTTTTAACTGTTCCGGGCTGGGGGCTGCAAAACTGAATCACGATGACAGGGTTTACCCCAACATGGGGTTGTTGCTTGAGCTGGCTCATCAACCCCTGAACAAGCTCGACTACATTATTTACACTCGCTACCAGCCGCCGGGAGCCCCCAAACGTGCCAGCCCTGTGGATAAGGCGGATATCTATTTTATGCCCAGAAGAGGAGGGTTACTGGGAGCCACCTTTATCGACCACAACGATGGCTCCGATAACGCTTTGAATGAGGCGTTGTTCACGAGAATACTGAGGGAAAATAAGCAGTTTTTTGGTTATTCGCTTTGA
- the sfsA gene encoding DNA/RNA nuclease SfsA, translating to MKFEKDLQSARLLRRYKRFMADVELEDGSIITLHCPNTGSMKNCLYPGKQVWYLDSGNPKRKYPCTWELAEIPVIYGAQEKSTLAGLNTGRANKLVAEALNLKKIPGLADYDNVRSEVPYGEEKSRIDFLLQQEGLPDCYVEVKSVTLAVGDGLGLFPDAVTTRGTRHLRELVAMVKSGYRAVLLFCVQHTGIERVAPAHEIDPAYGQAIKEAAAAGVEIMALGAEISTQEITLTRTLPVLDID from the coding sequence ATGAAATTTGAGAAAGATCTTCAGTCAGCCCGTTTGCTTCGACGTTACAAACGCTTCATGGCGGACGTGGAGTTGGAGGATGGCAGCATTATTACCCTTCACTGTCCGAATACCGGTTCCATGAAAAACTGTCTCTATCCCGGCAAACAGGTCTGGTATCTCGATTCTGGCAATCCCAAACGTAAGTACCCCTGCACCTGGGAGTTGGCTGAGATTCCCGTTATCTATGGCGCACAGGAAAAAAGCACTCTGGCCGGGCTGAATACCGGCAGGGCCAACAAGCTGGTGGCCGAGGCGTTGAACCTGAAAAAGATTCCCGGTCTGGCAGATTACGACAACGTTCGCAGCGAAGTGCCTTACGGTGAAGAAAAAAGCCGTATCGACTTTTTGCTACAGCAGGAAGGTTTGCCCGATTGCTATGTCGAAGTGAAAAGTGTCACTCTGGCGGTTGGTGATGGCCTGGGCCTGTTTCCCGATGCCGTCACCACACGGGGAACCAGGCATCTCAGGGAGTTGGTGGCTATGGTGAAGTCAGGTTATAGGGCAGTGCTGCTGTTTTGTGTTCAGCACACGGGGATTGAACGTGTGGCTCCAGCTCATGAGATTGATCCGGCATACGGTCAGGCCATTAAAGAAGCGGCAGCCGCAGGGGTTGAAATTATGGCTCTGGGCGCTGAAATATCGACCCAGGAGATCACCCTGACCCGGACGCTGCCGGTTCTGGATATTGACTGA
- a CDS encoding transposase, with amino-acid sequence MLQGIRLKANPTDQQKLVLSQWMGCARFIWNAKCDEHRYYSTYAKKYCPIGAYAPIDTKAAQFKSEELSPWLSDCPSQIIRNSATNWYKTYQKHINGQCGKPKKKPKSDKGSIYLTNEVFRFDICEDGVTRLFIGTKTNNIGYLSFKTHRPFNEPKSIYIRKEAGQYSVSFCYDDGSEEPATEKEHLEYLKGASKEWLEEHVIGVDRGVVIPVHTGVKPYDFTENQTKNMDKRQRYLKRFQRRLSRQTKGSNRRQKTKNRISRQHKKVANIRQDFCHKTSRKMVDSKARVIVFEDLKTSKMTRRPKAKKDQNGKFISNKAKQKAGLNKAILNVGWHFLETYTRYKAAKAGKAVFKVPAPFTSQECADCGHTHPDNRKTQELFLCGQCGHFDNADRNASIVIKKRAIRFFMDSGTELVGKGIPVLTKGRGAKCKSGKGKPSSAARSETSKKKRTVTTPVVA; translated from the coding sequence ATGCTGCAAGGTATCCGACTCAAAGCCAATCCAACAGATCAGCAAAAGTTGGTTCTGTCTCAGTGGATGGGTTGCGCTCGGTTTATCTGGAATGCGAAATGTGATGAACATCGCTATTACAGCACTTACGCAAAAAAATACTGCCCCATAGGTGCGTATGCCCCTATTGACACAAAGGCAGCCCAATTCAAAAGCGAAGAGTTATCACCCTGGTTATCCGATTGTCCCAGTCAGATAATCAGAAACTCGGCTACCAACTGGTATAAGACCTACCAAAAACACATCAATGGCCAGTGCGGCAAGCCAAAGAAAAAGCCAAAATCCGACAAGGGCAGCATTTATCTCACCAATGAAGTGTTCCGGTTCGATATCTGTGAAGATGGTGTAACCCGTCTTTTCATTGGTACAAAGACCAACAATATTGGTTATTTGTCGTTTAAAACTCATCGCCCATTCAACGAACCAAAATCCATTTACATTAGAAAAGAGGCTGGTCAGTACTCCGTTTCTTTCTGTTATGACGATGGATCAGAAGAACCAGCAACAGAAAAAGAGCATTTGGAATACCTTAAAGGTGCTTCCAAAGAGTGGCTGGAAGAGCATGTTATCGGCGTCGATCGAGGTGTTGTTATACCTGTTCATACTGGCGTTAAGCCTTACGACTTTACAGAAAACCAGACAAAGAACATGGATAAGCGCCAGCGATACCTAAAGAGGTTTCAGCGTCGTTTGTCTCGCCAAACCAAAGGCTCTAACCGTCGTCAGAAAACAAAGAACAGGATTAGCAGGCAGCACAAGAAAGTAGCCAACATTCGGCAAGATTTCTGTCACAAAACCAGCCGTAAAATGGTTGACAGCAAGGCCAGGGTCATTGTTTTCGAAGATCTGAAAACCTCAAAAATGACTCGCAGGCCAAAAGCAAAAAAAGATCAAAACGGAAAGTTCATCTCCAACAAGGCGAAACAAAAAGCCGGACTGAACAAGGCCATTCTCAACGTAGGATGGCACTTCTTGGAAACCTATACCCGATATAAAGCAGCAAAAGCAGGCAAAGCTGTATTCAAAGTGCCTGCACCCTTTACGAGTCAAGAGTGTGCTGATTGCGGTCACACTCACCCCGACAACCGCAAGACACAAGAACTGTTTCTTTGCGGTCAATGTGGACACTTTGACAACGCTGACAGAAACGCCAGCATCGTAATCAAGAAACGAGCAATTAGGTTTTTTATGGACTCTGGAACGGAGTTGGTTGGCAAAGGAATTCCTGTGCTAACTAAAGGACGTGGAGCGAAATGTAAGTCGGGAAAGGGCAAGCCCTCTTCCGCAGCTCGCAGTGAAACGTCAAAAAAGAAAAGAACGGTAACTACTCCGGTAGTTGCTTAG
- a CDS encoding CopG family antitoxin, which produces MTKTKLDNEEQALLDAFERGEYESVLTPERKATLEAAARETLKKDKRINIRISQQDLLAIQSRAQREGIPYQTLVSSILHKYLSGALRDVSTQP; this is translated from the coding sequence ATGACAAAAACCAAACTGGATAACGAAGAGCAGGCGTTGCTCGATGCCTTTGAACGAGGTGAGTATGAATCCGTGCTGACGCCTGAGCGCAAGGCGACGTTGGAAGCGGCGGCCAGGGAGACGCTTAAGAAGGATAAGCGTATTAACATCCGAATTTCCCAACAGGATCTGTTGGCGATTCAGTCACGGGCCCAGCGGGAAGGGATTCCATACCAGACACTGGTGTCCAGTATTCTCCACAAGTACCTGTCCGGTGCTTTGCGGGATGTCTCAACTCAGCCTTGA
- a CDS encoding DegT/DnrJ/EryC1/StrS family aminotransferase yields the protein MNSKAMIPMVDTLAWHQPIQQELRAAASRVLDSGRFLMGEEVTAFEQEVGAFLQANQAVSCGNGTDALILALSAAGLGPGDEVITTPFTFFATAEAIVRVGATPVFADIEPETFNMDPLRIQQAMTDRTRAVLVVHLFGLPARIQEIQWLCEEHSLLLIEDCAQSFGASVNGRMTGTWGDLGCFSFFPSKNLGGFGDGGLITAKTEFMAEQLKVLRNHGSSIQYRHECMGFNSRLDEMQAALLRVKLKYIERYNQERKKIAEVYRSCLQGLDVLLPAGQGHVYHQFTVLTDQRDQLKAHLASQGIASALYYPIPLHQQPVFRGLPITQDLFVAEQVSRRCLSLPVFPGMTAAQVSRVAESVSRFFLDEQAEPSYGLAGVLYK from the coding sequence GTGAATTCGAAAGCAATGATCCCGATGGTGGATACACTGGCCTGGCACCAGCCTATTCAGCAGGAACTCAGGGCAGCGGCCAGCCGGGTGCTGGACTCCGGTCGTTTTTTGATGGGCGAGGAAGTCACTGCTTTTGAACAGGAAGTCGGAGCGTTTCTTCAGGCTAACCAGGCTGTCAGTTGTGGCAATGGCACCGATGCCCTGATCCTTGCCCTCTCAGCCGCTGGTCTGGGCCCCGGTGATGAAGTCATTACCACGCCTTTTACTTTTTTTGCCACCGCTGAAGCCATTGTCCGGGTAGGTGCAACGCCTGTGTTTGCGGATATAGAGCCGGAGACGTTTAATATGGATCCACTTCGGATACAGCAGGCAATGACTGACCGCACTCGTGCAGTGCTGGTGGTTCATCTCTTCGGTTTGCCCGCCCGTATTCAGGAAATTCAGTGGCTCTGCGAGGAACATTCCCTGCTGCTGATTGAGGATTGTGCCCAGTCCTTTGGTGCGTCTGTCAACGGCAGAATGACGGGAACCTGGGGTGATCTTGGTTGTTTCAGCTTTTTCCCCAGCAAGAACCTCGGTGGTTTTGGTGATGGTGGTTTAATTACTGCAAAGACGGAGTTCATGGCGGAGCAGTTAAAGGTATTGAGAAACCACGGCAGCAGCATTCAATACCGACATGAGTGCATGGGTTTCAACAGCCGATTGGATGAAATGCAGGCGGCGCTGCTCAGAGTCAAGCTCAAGTACATTGAACGTTATAACCAGGAGCGGAAAAAAATAGCAGAAGTGTACCGATCCTGTCTGCAGGGATTGGATGTTCTGTTGCCAGCAGGACAGGGGCACGTTTATCACCAGTTTACGGTGTTAACCGATCAACGGGATCAACTGAAAGCGCATCTGGCCAGTCAGGGCATTGCATCCGCCCTGTATTATCCGATCCCATTACATCAGCAGCCAGTGTTTAGAGGCTTACCGATAACACAGGATCTTTTTGTCGCCGAGCAGGTGTCCCGGCGTTGTCTTTCTTTGCCTGTGTTTCCGGGAATGACGGCGGCGCAGGTGAGCCGGGTAGCAGAGTCTGTTTCCCGTTTCTTTTTGGACGAACAGGCAGAGCCTTCTTATGGGTTGGCGGGAGTTTTATACAAATGA
- a CDS encoding ATP-binding protein: MSFELEQLLLISVVYLLVLFLCAWATEKGLIPDKITQHPAVYVLSLGVYASSWAYFGSLGIASEHGYVFLAFYLGLSGAFLLAPVLLHPILRITRTYQLSSLADLFAFRFRSPVAGTLATLLMLTAIMPLLSLQIQAISDSIHLISKEYSPERLAVVFCVMVALFAVLFGTRNLSTRDRHQGLVMAIAVESVVKLMVMITLGLVILFEVFNGLDGVEVWLAAHQDTLITMQTPLEDGPWRSMLLMFFASAIVMPHMFHMTFAENRSQRSLHIASWALPLFLLVLSLPTLLILWAGIKLDSPVAADYFPLFIGQALDMPWLTIVAYVGGLAAASGLTIVTILALSAMIMNHIVLPYYPPRLQVEVNIYRWLTRFKRCIILALMAGSYGFYRILEAEHALYNLGAIAYVGALQLLPGALCVLYWPKANHKGFIAGLIGGTTFWFFTMMLPQIIDFSPHSSTMDEAPNAFYHYFYGQWHHEQWHLLGMASLVVNAALIYLVSSFTRMSPEEHSAASACQVENNSRNEQKVPEAKSAHDFHAMLSKPLGGQVAHKEVSRALSDLNLREDENRPHALRRLRERIEKNLSGLMGPSVAHDIVDTFLPWDESKGYVARDIHFMESRLEAYHSRLSGLAGELDDLRRYHRDILNNLPMALCSVDAAGDIMLWNQAMSHMTDIPAAEVLGSPLNRIPGPWNNILSNFARIDSQHLPKHGIKMNGQLRYFNLHKANLEAPASGTSGNKVMLLEDQTENQMLEDQLFHSERLASIGQLAAGVAHEIGNPVTAIDCLAQELKALSEENDTRQMAEQVLEQTKRVSRIVQMLMSYSHNGKHRSETGTHEPVDLFTCVQKSISLLQLGRKSSNISFLNVCDPEHRVTGDPQKLQQVFINLLSNAVDASDENSTITIRTSASVHTVKIEVEDQGHGIPANIRERLFEPFFTTKEAGKGTGLGLALTWNIIEEHFGTIEVISPIDKNLDKGTRFDISLPRHEPQSIRQQHGY, encoded by the coding sequence ATGAGTTTTGAACTCGAACAACTTCTTCTTATCAGTGTCGTATACCTGCTGGTTTTGTTCCTCTGTGCCTGGGCGACCGAGAAAGGCCTGATCCCCGATAAAATCACTCAGCACCCTGCTGTCTACGTTCTGTCTCTGGGGGTCTATGCCTCCAGCTGGGCCTATTTTGGCAGTCTGGGTATCGCCAGTGAGCACGGTTACGTCTTTCTGGCTTTCTATCTGGGACTGAGTGGCGCTTTCCTTCTGGCTCCGGTTTTGCTCCATCCCATTCTCAGGATCACCCGTACTTACCAGCTCAGTTCGCTGGCAGACCTTTTTGCGTTCCGGTTCCGAAGCCCGGTAGCCGGTACCCTGGCCACGTTACTGATGCTGACCGCGATCATGCCTCTGCTATCTTTGCAGATTCAGGCGATATCCGACAGTATTCACCTGATCAGCAAGGAGTACTCTCCGGAACGACTCGCTGTCGTTTTCTGTGTCATGGTGGCCCTGTTTGCTGTCTTGTTTGGGACCCGGAACCTCTCAACCCGTGACAGGCATCAAGGCCTGGTCATGGCAATCGCGGTTGAGTCAGTGGTCAAACTGATGGTTATGATAACCTTGGGACTGGTGATTCTGTTTGAAGTCTTTAATGGTCTTGACGGTGTGGAAGTCTGGCTCGCTGCCCATCAGGACACACTGATAACCATGCAAACGCCCCTTGAGGATGGCCCCTGGCGCAGTATGTTGCTGATGTTTTTTGCCTCGGCGATTGTCATGCCACACATGTTCCACATGACCTTTGCTGAGAATCGCAGCCAGCGTTCTCTTCATATTGCCAGCTGGGCGCTCCCCCTGTTTCTGCTGGTGCTGAGTCTACCCACCCTGCTGATTCTCTGGGCGGGTATCAAGCTGGACAGCCCGGTGGCGGCTGACTACTTCCCACTGTTCATTGGTCAGGCCCTGGATATGCCCTGGCTGACCATTGTCGCTTATGTAGGAGGACTGGCGGCTGCCAGCGGCCTGACCATTGTGACAATACTGGCCCTGTCTGCAATGATCATGAATCACATCGTGTTGCCCTATTATCCGCCCCGCCTTCAGGTTGAAGTGAATATCTATCGTTGGCTGACCCGGTTCAAGCGTTGCATTATTCTGGCGCTGATGGCTGGCTCCTACGGCTTCTATCGAATACTTGAAGCTGAGCACGCGCTCTACAACCTGGGGGCTATTGCCTATGTGGGCGCCCTGCAACTGCTGCCCGGCGCACTTTGTGTACTGTATTGGCCCAAAGCCAACCATAAAGGGTTTATTGCCGGCCTGATCGGCGGCACCACCTTCTGGTTCTTCACCATGATGCTGCCCCAGATCATCGATTTCAGTCCCCATAGCTCAACCATGGATGAAGCTCCGAACGCCTTTTACCACTACTTTTATGGGCAATGGCATCATGAGCAGTGGCATCTGCTGGGCATGGCCTCTCTGGTCGTCAACGCCGCGCTTATTTATCTGGTCTCCAGCTTCACCCGCATGTCCCCGGAAGAACATTCAGCCGCCAGTGCCTGTCAGGTTGAGAACAACAGCCGCAACGAGCAAAAAGTACCTGAAGCCAAGTCTGCCCATGATTTCCATGCAATGTTGAGCAAACCCCTGGGAGGACAGGTGGCCCATAAGGAAGTATCCAGGGCACTGAGCGATCTCAACCTGAGAGAAGATGAAAACCGTCCCCATGCTCTCCGTCGTCTAAGGGAGCGAATTGAGAAAAACCTTTCGGGTCTGATGGGACCCAGCGTAGCCCATGATATTGTTGACACCTTCCTGCCCTGGGATGAAAGCAAGGGCTACGTTGCCCGGGATATTCATTTCATGGAATCCCGGCTGGAGGCTTATCACAGTCGATTAAGCGGTCTGGCCGGAGAACTGGACGACCTGCGGCGGTACCACCGGGACATCCTCAATAATCTTCCTATGGCGCTCTGCTCGGTGGATGCGGCGGGAGACATCATGCTCTGGAATCAGGCTATGAGTCATATGACCGATATCCCGGCCGCTGAGGTTCTGGGCAGTCCCCTGAACCGGATTCCAGGGCCCTGGAATAACATTCTCAGCAACTTTGCCCGGATAGACAGTCAACACCTGCCTAAACACGGTATAAAAATGAATGGGCAGTTGCGTTACTTCAATCTGCACAAGGCTAACCTTGAAGCACCCGCGTCCGGTACCAGTGGCAATAAAGTGATGTTGCTGGAAGATCAGACAGAAAACCAGATGCTTGAAGATCAACTGTTTCACAGTGAACGTCTGGCTTCCATCGGTCAGCTGGCGGCCGGTGTCGCCCACGAGATTGGTAACCCGGTCACCGCTATTGACTGTCTGGCCCAGGAGCTGAAAGCCCTGTCGGAAGAGAACGACACCCGGCAAATGGCTGAGCAGGTACTCGAACAAACCAAAAGGGTATCCAGAATCGTACAAATGCTGATGAGCTACTCCCACAACGGTAAGCATCGATCAGAAACGGGCACCCATGAACCTGTTGATCTTTTCACCTGCGTCCAGAAGTCCATCAGCCTGTTGCAACTTGGACGAAAGAGCAGCAATATCAGCTTTCTTAACGTGTGTGATCCAGAACACAGAGTGACAGGTGACCCACAGAAACTGCAACAGGTATTCATCAACCTGCTGAGTAATGCCGTGGATGCTTCCGATGAGAACAGTACAATCACTATCAGAACATCGGCCTCTGTCCACACCGTCAAGATTGAAGTAGAAGACCAGGGTCATGGCATTCCTGCCAACATCAGGGAGCGTCTGTTTGAACCCTTCTTCACTACCAAAGAGGCCGGTAAGGGGACCGGCCTCGGTCTGGCACTTACCTGGAATATTATTGAAGAGCACTTTGGTACCATCGAGGTCATCAGCCCAATCGATAAAAATCTGGATAAAGGTACACGCTTTGATATTTCCCTGCCGCGTCATGAGCCGCAGAGCATCAGGCAGCAGCATGGTTATTGA
- a CDS encoding DUF29 domain-containing protein codes for MSNLYETDYHQWLSNQVALLRNHHFDQLDLENLLEDLELSIKQDIRELEKFLVNLILHLLKMDYQTTVLRDTVATERVIKGWMVSVWNARDGINELLDKNHSLNRRIEDVLKEAYPKGKKKAIREMNLHIPPKCPKLNNSSFPDQCPWSYDQLMTEDWYPLNGVEL; via the coding sequence ATGAGTAATTTATACGAAACTGATTATCACCAGTGGTTATCCAATCAGGTAGCTTTGCTGAGAAATCATCACTTTGACCAGCTAGATTTAGAAAACTTGTTGGAGGATTTGGAGTTGAGCATTAAGCAAGACATTCGTGAGTTAGAGAAATTTTTAGTTAATCTCATACTCCACTTGCTTAAAATGGATTACCAAACAACAGTGTTAAGGGACACCGTAGCCACTGAAAGAGTCATTAAAGGCTGGATGGTTAGCGTATGGAATGCAAGGGATGGGATTAATGAATTATTGGATAAGAATCACAGTTTAAACAGACGTATCGAAGACGTTTTAAAAGAGGCTTATCCTAAAGGTAAAAAGAAAGCTATTAGAGAAATGAATTTACACATACCACCTAAATGCCCAAAGCTGAACAACAGTAGCTTTCCAGACCAGTGCCCTTGGTCTTACGACCAGCTAATGACTGAAGACTGGTACCCACTGAACGGGGTTGAATTGTAG